AGGCCTCAGAGACGGACCTGGAGTGAAGACTCAAGTTAAATCAGTGTATCGGTGCAGCTAGCTTATATGAAATTACTAGAATATGTGACTACCCTACCTGTACAGAAGCACGCTCGCATAGTTTTACAACAATGTAACTGCGAGTTAGTATAACCCGTGTACCGCAATCATCACCAGTCAAAGCGCTACTGACGTTCTCTTTGTCTTCTGCTTATAGTTGTACAATATCAAGTAGTACTTAGATATCAAGATGAGACCGGTGCTTTCCCCCGTTTGACCTAAACAATGGCTATGATCTTTGTTTTTTCTGGAAGTAACTGCTGGCTTGAAGTACTAATTTTTCTTCAAAGTTACTTCTGATGATTTTTCTTCAGTTCTCTTCAAAGTTACAGGAGTACATAAATTTGCTTCAATCTATGACTGGCATTTTACTCGACACCCTCAGCCTAATTATGCTAGAAGCTAAAGATGGAGCTTCATGTGCCTAGCACCAACACAAAAGTCATACCATGTCGCCGTTCAACATGTGCTTTTGCAGCATGCAGTATAAGGTGTGGACTGATGACTTTTCAAATCAACCAAAACCAAACATTTGTTTCTTTGTAATAATCAATTAAACAGAGATACTGATTGCGATACTGCCATtattaggccattcccaacccaagagaTCAgatatagtttccataaacttcatatcatcaagaaactagtactagacactacttttctaatgcaaacaccactactCCATACTTAactttaatgctacttatctcacatggtATCTTGAATATTGTGTAGaaatcatgtctcatgcaagacatggtttccttctatTTCCTCATttttcacttgccacatcatttttcatcctaagAGCAAGTAcgatagcaggctataagccagctacaaatatattttaagaagataaataaggagagagaaaaggaatgggctacagatttgcagccagctgtagcacggactccaagacgcagtgtgtgtatgacaggtgggaccatatattaatagtgtagtatataactattgtatgaatgagaatgagctattaaattagctatcgatgaattggagctagtagttggttataccattaaacttgctctaagtggctgcttatttaatgctatagacaTCATCTTAATCATTgagttgggaatggccttagaTCACGCAGATCGAACCACCCCAAGTCATTGAAGAAGATTATTCTTGTTACAAGCTAGGTAGGTACCGTTTTATCCACAAACAGGCCGTCTGGCACAATCAGCTTCGTCAAAATCTTGTTTCTTTGCAGAATCCAAGATAATTAAAATAAGTAGTGAGTGGCTTTGCTGCTGCAAATACAATAAGGCACTGAATATTCTTTGAAAGAGATGGCGGCCATTTCCTTTGCTTTGCTCTGCTGTGCTTTTGGTTTGTGCTTGTgctcaccactcaccaccagCCCAACTGCTCCCACTCTATCCATCTTACTTCAGTGTATACATGCAGTCGAGTCAACATACATCAATTGGCTATGCAAGGATTGAGCACAATTTTCCGAGTCACTAGTCCTTGGATGCGGCTTGTGAAAGATACCACCATATTCTGCAGTTGTATGCAAATGCACATATCAATTCGAATGAACAGATAGGTAACAGAAGCAGTTGAAAACACCATTGACATCCAGAGGAAAAGCTCCTCCAAATTGAACAATGAAAATATTCGACAATCAAGAGAAACTTCCAAAGTTTGGGGGGTTTGCATACATGGAATATAGGATTGGTTAATGATACTCCTCTATCTTCctaatagttaattattttcatgttttaaaataaaagaaaggagATCACACTGCTAAAAGTGACTTAAGGTGCACAATTTGTTGACAAAGTATCTCCGGCTAACGAATTAGTTCACACCTGAAGTTATGACCCAACTGATCATGCCCAAAGTACATATATTATCTCAATGCAGCCACTCTAATTTGTGGACTACTACAGCTATTTGTTGATACCATAGTTCGAGTTTTCAATAACCATTAGCAAACTGTGGTTTTAGTGTTTCCGACGTAGTAGTGTATTTAATATTACTTCAgtaaacatatgtagtcatccCGACTTTGTACCCGGTGACCGAAATCGAATATTCCAGGCTGTTAAGCGGATACAGTCTAGCACAGCTTATTGACAACTGCAATAGCTATTGTCTAATACAGAACTTTTATGTATAAGTTGAATCCTTGTAAGTCCTAAAATATTTTACCCAAATAGCTTAAACCACAACAGTTTTGGCTAGGTTGTACTAAAAACTACAACAACGATATTGTAGAAGAACAAGTCAACCTGAACAATAAGAAATAACAAGTTCAATGATAACTGATAAGATCATTCACCTACCATCCAGCAGAAATTCAATTTTTTGTCACTCAAGTCAGAAAACCTCAAATTCAACTTTTTCCACTACTAAACGCCTCCATTATACGATTAGTCAATTAAACTATTAATTTTGTCACCAAAAAATATGTCAACATTCTTCTGTACAGAAAGGGGTACAAAACCACACAATCTTGTTTATACTAAAAGGGAGCAAAACACATGTGCATTCATGGATAATATTTACCTCGAGTTTTGGAGCTATCCATTTGGTTCTTCAGTAATTCTTCTAGATGGTTACATCTTAGTGGAGGGATCAAAAGACCAAACCACAAAGGGTATCTTGTCATGTTGGCATGCCCCCATCTGATCCTCTCCACTTGCATGCACTTTCTGACTGTAGAGTTTTCCATTAATTAGCCTGatacaaaaaaaaggaagatcaACTAACAAAATGCAAAGAATTACAAAGCCACAACAATATACATATGACCAATTGAGCATGTGCACTGAATTCTGCCTATAAATATCCATGCACATTTGACTGGCAGATAGCACATTGCACTCAAGCCTGAACTAAATGGCTTCCCCTAAACCCTTCGCCTGCAGTGTCATTGCCTTGTTGTTTGCTGCACACTTGGTTTCAGCTCAGCTTAGCGCAAATTTCTATGATAAGTCATGCCCTAATGCACTGTCCACCATCCGAACAGCGGTGAGATCTGCCGTAGCAAAGGAGAACCGCATGGGTGCATCATTGCTCCGCCTCCACTTCCATGACTGCTTTGTCAATGAAAGTGTCCAGAACCTGTACAGATACTCAAGTTTTTCTCACTTCTAAGTATCAAGTACTAACCTTCAGTATTCTGACAATGCAGGGTTGTGATGGATCGGTGCTGCTAGATGACACCCCAACCTTCACTGGAGAGAAGACCGCCGCCCCGAACAACAACTCTCTGCGTGGATTCGATGTTATAGACAACATCAAGGCACAGGTTGAGGGGATCTGTCCGCAGGTGGTGTCATGTGCTGACATCCTTGCTGTGGCAGCACGCGACTCTGTTTTTGCGGTAAGGGGAGAAAATACAAAGGATATCAAACTAAGAGTTAGTTATTTGTCTGTCTTAAAAAGTTAACAGGAACTCCTGACATCAGTAGATGAGCAACTGAAATGAACAAAACATAACTCTTTATGTATAGCTATGAAATTCTATACCAAAACAAGCCTTACAAAGTATTAAAAGTCAAGTTGTCAAAGATAGTAAATAAATTGAttgatatttataaaatataatcagtagtgacatataaaaactgacaatttatttttcagctagGAGGTCCTACTTGGGTTGTCCAGCTGGGACGGCGCGACTCAACAACAGCAAGCCTGGATACTGCAAACAATGACATTCCAGCACCAACCCTTGACCTGGGTGATCTCACCAAGTCTTTTTCAAACAAAGGACTAAGCGCAACTGACATGATTGCACTCTCAGGTACTGTGTATGTAAATTGAACTTTTTGGTATATAATACCATCTATAATAAAACCATAAAATAAAACAGCTATCCTTGCTGAAGCTTGATTGTCAAAACAAACTGTACAAGTGGTGTTACATTTACGTAGAGTATCAATATATCATGGTGCAACCCCAACAAGTTGTTTAGTATCAAGATGCTACTCATCAATTGATCACTAAcatcaaataaaaatatgtgCCAGGGGCTCACACCATAGGCCAGGCAAGGTGCGTCAATTTTCGCAACCGCATCTACAGTGAGACCAACATCGACACTTCCCTGGCAACATCTCTGAAATCAAATTGTCCAAACACGACCGGCGACAATAACATATCCCCCCTTGATGCATCGACACCCTACACCTTTGACAATTTTTACTACAAGAACCTGCTGAACAAGAAGGGTGTCCTGCATTCTGACCAGCAACTATTCAATGGTGGTTCAGCAGATTCCCAGACGACCACCTACTCATCAAACATGGCAACATTCTTCACTGATTTCAGCGCAGCAATAGTGAAGATGGGCAACATCGACCCCCTTACTGGATCCAGTGGACAGATCAGGAAGAACTGCAGGAAGGTAAACTAGGTCATAATTTTTACAGTCTAAGCCTGTGTGTGCCTGTGTGGAAGAGTATAATCTTCAGAGAAGGGAGAAGTGTCCCTTTCCTGATGCTGTAGTCGTCTTGAAAGGTGTCTGTATTGCTATTGAAgaacacatatgtgaaagaataAAATGGCATAAAAAGGCAACTGGTGTAACAGTTTATATGGCCTTTCATCTTTTCATCTACAATTCTTGCACTTGAAAGATCGTTGATAACAAAACTCGGCTCCAAGCCTCTTACTATGGTTGATGAAGTTCATGACTAAAACAAACTTGTAATAATAATGCTTAAGAACAGCTGTTCAGAATGACTTATCATGCTGGCATTGATCATTACTTGGCTTAATTCTAATATTCAGCTATAGTTTCTTCACCGTAGTATATCCAAGTTGACAAATTGCATATCAATTGTGTAGGGTTCAGGTATATATATGATCACAGGATGATCAAAATGAACATTAAGAAATGCGGCAATCATGCTTatttgaaaaggaaaatttgAGCATTAGATATTTTCCTACTGTCTGCACTTGATATGCAGATATGCAAGAGCCTATATCAGCAACAAGGAAAAGCTAGTAATATATCATATCATGAATATATCGTCATATTCAATAGCAAAGTGAAAAAGTTGACAATATAGTCAAGAGTATACAATTTGTCATATAGTAGATCGAGATTTCTCCTTAGAACCAATATTTATTTTCTGAGGTAGACaaatatttgcaacaaaatatattgtttcCCACAGGAGGTTTCCCACTAAAACGATTGGGAAGGTTTTGTTTTTCCATTGTGTAGAGCAAACCAGTCCTATACAACAGAGTTGACaactcaaatgaaaaaaaaaggtgctagCTGAGTAGGAACAGGATAAAATATTCCTAACACCATAGTCGAAAGCAGAGTCAGGATTGGTGAATGTTACGGATAGCTGCATTTATACTTTTACAGTCGAAATCCATGATCTTCATCCAGTTCTCAAAATCTCCAATTTCCtgtaacaaaataaaacaacagaTGTTTCAGCAACAAGAAATGGAATATGATCGACTAAGGAAGCTATGCAAATTGCCCAGCATTGTACTATCGAATTTATCATGTTATTCCAAATGCAGTGCTACACATGGATACTTTTGGGGAAAATGAACTGCACCAAAAGAAAGCAATCCAAGCAATGTCATCTCATTTTTCATTATTTGACGATAAAAGAGCATGTGATTGGTGCTCTAGTAAGAGCAGTATCCATGAACCGGAGAAAAGCgtctaaaagaaaaggagataaaGGGGAGGTGAGTAGACCTTCAAGACAGAGTTCATTGCGTTGGTGGCAGCAAGCCACTGGTCAGTCTGCTTCTTGTACCGCGCGATTGTAGCAAGCAGCGCGCGGGCTTCAAACTCTATGCGCCTCTCGTTGATGTAGAGCTCCTGCACTCCACCGTCAACCGTGGCCACGAGAAGATCTGCAACCCGCGCCGCGCTCTTCACAGCATCCACCTTTGCTCTCTCTACATGTGTTCAACGGGGGAGAATGAGCAATTCGAGAAATCAAAGGTAGAAATTTCATCAAAAAATTTGGTTTTGGGCAAAATCAATAGGGGTTTTACCGGTTTTGTTGCGCTGATGGAGggattggtggtggtggcgttgcATGATGTGGAGCAGCGCCGCTTCCagctgcccgcccgccgcctccatgtCCTCTTGAATCCGAGGCTGAAGCTAACGCCGCCGCGAGacctcgaggaggaagaaggatgtTGACGGTCTCCGctctccggcgcggcggcctgcAGGGGAGGAGATTGGGGATCAGGATCCTctatcactgacatgtgggcccatatgtcagtgacaaaAGCTCTGTTCATTACAAGATTGGCTGGTGTTTAATTCCAACGGATAACCTCGGGTTAAGATGATATTTTCCTTCATACCCCTCATAATTCACAAATTTGATGGTGAGCTTTTTtaaggaaaacaaaacaaataattgTTAAAATGTTCGATCGTATGTACATCAGATGTGCTAAAAGAAgttcaacataaaattgaggaaattttacaaatttatgaCCTTCCAATTTGCTCCTCAATTCATGTGTCTACGATAATTGTTAACCTTTGACAAACTCGACATGTGATTAAGTTTTGTGGTTGAACATGTGAGTGAGATGGAGACTTTTACGAGGGTTTCCTTCGacattttgataatttgacccttttagaaaacttatttgaAATGTAAACCGTgtcaaaaacttatttaaaaagtaaaaCGTGGTCTACGAGGTCCAATGACTCAGTGCCAACAATCATGGCGCTAAGTGTTGCCACCTTGGCGGGGACATGAGGTTGGATGGGGTCAGCGCTATGTACTTTGGCGCTAACCTCTTGTACGGTGATAAGTGGAGTTTGTGCTAATTTTTGTCATTGCCTTCAATGTGCTTTGATGGTTTAACTGCTAGACAAGAAACCAAGAGATCCTAGGTTCTTCTCATTCTCGTTACTCATTCTTTGCTTGCCTTAATCACggg
The nucleotide sequence above comes from Oryza glaberrima chromosome 11, OglaRS2, whole genome shotgun sequence. Encoded proteins:
- the LOC127754468 gene encoding biogenesis of lysosome-related organelles complex 1 subunit 1, with the translated sequence MEAAGGQLEAALLHIMQRHHHQSLHQRNKTERAKVDAVKSAARVADLLVATVDGGVQELYINERRIEFEARALLATIARYKKQTDQWLAATNAMNSVLKEIGDFENWMKIMDFDCKSINAAIRNIHQS
- the LOC127754463 gene encoding cationic peroxidase 1-like; this encodes MASPKPFACSVIALLFAAHLVSAQLSANFYDKSCPNALSTIRTAVRSAVAKENRMGASLLRLHFHDCFVNGCDGSVLLDDTPTFTGEKTAAPNNNSLRGFDVIDNIKAQVEGICPQVVSCADILAVAARDSVFALGGPTWVVQLGRRDSTTASLDTANNDIPAPTLDLGDLTKSFSNKGLSATDMIALSGAHTIGQARCVNFRNRIYSETNIDTSLATSLKSNCPNTTGDNNISPLDASTPYTFDNFYYKNLLNKKGVLHSDQQLFNGGSADSQTTTYSSNMATFFTDFSAAIVKMGNIDPLTGSSGQIRKNCRKVN